One Nevskiales bacterium genomic region harbors:
- a CDS encoding DUF3330 domain-containing protein: MMNNEPGAVACCVCCREIPLDAALTPEGAEYVEHFCGLECYQRFQARAKAGEGEPESEQAPGRQPDPF, encoded by the coding sequence ATGATGAACAACGAACCTGGGGCGGTCGCCTGCTGCGTCTGCTGCAGGGAAATCCCGCTCGACGCCGCCTTGACGCCGGAAGGCGCCGAGTACGTCGAGCACTTCTGCGGGCTGGAGTGCTATCAGCGCTTCCAGGCGCGCGCCAAGGCCGGCGAGGGCGAGCCCGAGTCCGAGCAAGCGCCGGGCCGGCAGCCTGATCCGTTCTGA
- the merE gene encoding broad-spectrum mercury transporter MerE: MRSAVMDNDQAPGWRAYAWGVLAALTCPCHLPILAAVLAGTTAGAFLSEHFGIAALALAALFLLALTRALRAFRSRS, from the coding sequence ATGCGGAGTGCCGTCATGGATAACGATCAAGCGCCGGGCTGGCGGGCTTACGCCTGGGGTGTGCTGGCCGCGCTGACCTGCCCGTGCCACTTGCCGATCCTGGCCGCCGTCCTGGCAGGCACGACCGCCGGCGCGTTCCTCAGCGAGCATTTTGGAATCGCGGCGCTCGCCCTGGCGGCCCTGTTCCTGTTGGCCCTGACGCGTGCGCTACGGGCCTTCCGGAGCCGGTCATGA
- a CDS encoding heavy metal-associated domain-containing protein → MQKRPYLKHLAAALALCLPLMAFGAERQVVDIAVKGMTCPFCAYGLEKSLGKASEVDSASASLKSQNVHIVLKPGAQPDLERYKQLIHDAGFTPGDAKVSKEEAK, encoded by the coding sequence ATGCAAAAAAGACCCTATCTGAAACACCTGGCAGCCGCCTTGGCGCTTTGCCTGCCACTCATGGCCTTCGGCGCGGAGCGCCAGGTGGTGGACATTGCCGTCAAGGGCATGACCTGCCCGTTCTGCGCCTATGGGCTGGAGAAGAGCCTCGGCAAGGCGAGCGAAGTCGATAGTGCGAGCGCGAGCCTGAAGTCGCAAAACGTCCACATCGTGCTCAAGCCCGGCGCGCAACCCGACCTCGAACGCTACAAGCAGTTGATCCATGACGCCGGCTTCACGCCCGGTGACGCGAAGGTTTCCAAGGAAGAAGCCAAATGA
- a CDS encoding transporter, which yields MNVPPGNILALAVLCAWAGAVNAAPLTFNTALPISKDEWILREQLVYVKSADDPSSMNRRMEVSGLMSVLGYGVTRDIAVFAVLPYADKRLSMNVGGADATRSQSGFGDAMFMGRYTVYEDNATGHTFRIAPFLGVKAPTGDDHASDRLGRLPTMLQPGSGSWDWQGGAVASFQSLDWGWDVQLAHQRNGEANGFRAGAVSRLDLSVQRRLWPGTLGEGVPSFLYGGLEANLIHVAKDRVDGADARNSGGTTLFLTPTVQYVTRKWVLEAGAQIPVSQHLNGSALRNNFILTTGFRLNF from the coding sequence ATGAACGTCCCGCCCGGAAACATCCTGGCGCTGGCCGTGCTTTGCGCCTGGGCGGGGGCCGTCAACGCCGCGCCGTTGACCTTCAACACGGCCCTGCCCATCTCCAAGGACGAGTGGATTCTGCGCGAGCAGCTCGTCTACGTGAAGAGCGCCGACGATCCATCATCGATGAACCGCCGCATGGAGGTTTCCGGTCTGATGTCCGTGCTGGGCTACGGCGTCACCCGTGACATTGCCGTGTTCGCGGTGCTGCCTTATGCCGACAAGCGGCTGTCGATGAACGTGGGTGGGGCGGACGCGACGCGCAGCCAGTCGGGCTTTGGCGATGCGATGTTCATGGGCCGCTACACGGTCTACGAGGACAACGCGACGGGGCATACCTTCCGCATCGCGCCGTTTCTCGGCGTCAAGGCGCCGACCGGCGATGACCACGCCTCCGATCGCCTGGGACGGCTGCCGACTATGCTCCAGCCGGGTTCGGGCTCCTGGGACTGGCAAGGCGGCGCGGTGGCGTCTTTCCAATCCCTGGATTGGGGATGGGACGTTCAACTCGCCCATCAGCGCAACGGCGAGGCCAACGGATTCCGAGCCGGCGCGGTCAGCCGCCTCGATCTGTCGGTCCAGCGCCGGCTGTGGCCCGGCACGTTGGGCGAAGGCGTCCCCAGCTTTCTCTACGGCGGGCTGGAGGCCAACCTGATCCATGTAGCCAAGGATCGGGTCGATGGGGCTGACGCTCGGAACTCGGGCGGCACGACGCTGTTCCTGACGCCGACCGTGCAGTATGTGACCCGCAAATGGGTGCTCGAAGCGGGCGCTCAGATACCGGTCTCGCAGCACCTGAACGGCAGCGCGCTCAGGAACAATTTCATCCTGACCACCGGCTTTCGCCTCAATTTCTGA
- the merD gene encoding mercuric resistance transcriptional repressor MerD: protein MDGYTTSRLASAAGVSVHVVRDYVLRGLVHPVRHTPGGYGLYDEQALTRLRLVRALFEAGIGLDELARLCHALDADGDAAACLTRLRTWLAARRERLESLDRQLAGMVDAHAECRHG from the coding sequence ATGGACGGTTACACCACTTCCAGGCTCGCCAGCGCGGCCGGTGTCAGCGTCCATGTCGTGCGCGACTACGTGCTGCGCGGGCTGGTGCATCCGGTGCGTCACACGCCGGGCGGCTATGGTCTCTACGACGAGCAGGCGCTGACGCGGCTGCGCCTGGTGCGGGCGCTGTTCGAGGCCGGGATCGGCCTCGACGAGTTGGCCCGCCTGTGCCATGCCCTGGATGCGGACGGCGATGCCGCCGCGTGCCTGACCCGCTTGCGCACATGGCTCGCGGCACGGCGCGAGCGGCTGGAGTCCCTCGACCGGCAGCTTGCCGGCATGGTGGATGCCCATGCGGAGTGCCGTCATGGATAA
- a CDS encoding EAL domain-containing protein, producing the protein MIATPSDEPTTAQLAQAAQRQELVLHYQPIIAVDGGALIGAEALLRWVHPDLGLLAPVRFLPMAEAAGLMPSIGDWVLREACRQMHDWQEHVPASFRLAVNVAASQVGPDFDTALRHVLAATPLPGERLEIELTESAAFGDPTLFALFDALRTNGVRFAADDFGTGYSCLQHLKCCPIGTLKIDQSFVAGLAADARDRTIVDTVIRLAHGLGLDVVAEGVETSTSLEWLRQAGCDAVQGFLYAKPLPADEFIRFAHQRR; encoded by the coding sequence ATGATCGCGACGCCATCCGATGAACCGACCACCGCGCAATTGGCGCAAGCGGCGCAGCGGCAGGAACTGGTTCTTCACTACCAACCGATCATCGCCGTAGACGGCGGCGCGCTCATCGGCGCGGAGGCGCTGTTGCGCTGGGTGCACCCCGACCTCGGTCTGCTGGCTCCTGTGCGTTTCCTGCCGATGGCCGAGGCCGCCGGGCTGATGCCGTCGATCGGCGACTGGGTATTGCGGGAAGCCTGCCGGCAGATGCATGACTGGCAGGAACACGTTCCGGCGTCGTTCCGCCTGGCGGTTAACGTGGCCGCCAGTCAGGTGGGGCCGGACTTCGACACCGCTCTGCGGCACGTGCTGGCCGCCACGCCGTTGCCCGGCGAGCGGCTGGAGATCGAGCTGACCGAATCGGCTGCGTTCGGCGATCCGACGCTGTTCGCCCTGTTCGACGCACTGCGCACCAATGGCGTGCGCTTCGCCGCCGACGACTTCGGGACCGGCTATTCCTGCCTCCAACACCTGAAGTGCTGCCCCATCGGCACCCTCAAGATCGACCAATCGTTCGTCGCCGGCCTCGCCGCCGACGCCCGCGATCGGACCATCGTGGACACCGTGATCCGGCTCGCGCACGGGCTGGGCTTGGACGTGGTGGCTGAGGGCGTGGAGACCTCAACCAGCCTCGAATGGTTGCGCCAGGCCGGCTGCGACGCGGTACAGGGCTTCCTGTACGCCAAGCCGCTGCCGGCCGACGAGTTCATCCGCTTCGCCCATCAGAGGAGGTAG